The Gloeocapsopsis sp. IPPAS B-1203 sequence CGGTAGCCTGTGGCTGCTTCCCATAGGTCGTAAATCAGTTCCCTTTCTCGAAAGATATAAAAAAACGGAGTTTGCGCACCAACATCAGCCATAAACGGTCCCAACCACAGCAAGTGATTGGCAATGCGGTTCAACTCCAGCATGATGACGCGGATGTAGCTAGCGCGTTTGGGAACAGGAATATCAGCTAATTTCTCCGGTGCATTGACAGTGACGGCTTCATTGAACATTCCGGCAGCGTAGTCCCAGCGACTCACATAGGGAACGTACATGATATTGGTGCGGTTTTCCGCGATTTTCTCCATTCCACGGTGCAGATAGCCAATGACTGGCTCGCAATCTACTACATCTTCGCCATCCAAGGTGACGATCAGTCGTAGTACGCCATGCATCGAAGGATGGTGCGGACCCATGTTCAGCACCATAGGTTCCGTTCTCGTTTCAATTCTTGGCATAGAGCAGCAAGTTTAAGTTTTGTAGCGTTGTCTTCATTATCACTGACGGCGATGTTTTTGTGTATTGGGAATGAGCAATTAGCAGTTAAAAAGTTATGAGTGTTAAGTGTTGAGTTTTAAGTTAAGAAAATTCTAATGCCTCCAGCACCTTTCTTCGCTTTCCAAAACTCAAATCTAGCCATCAGTCACTCGCTCCTCGCCCCTCATTTTTGACAAATACTTAATAACCTTACTACAATAAGAGATTGTGCTGTCTAAACCCTGCTCGGATCAGGTGAATGATTAGCAAAAGTTGGTAGCTTATCAACAAAGCTTACCAGCTACCTGTACGGCAAAGTTACAAAATATCCCATGACTTACGCAATTATTGAAACTGGCGGCAAGCAATTAAGAGTAGAGCCTGGTCGCTTTTACGATATTGAACGCTTGAGCGTTGAACAAGACGAAAAAGTTACTTTGGACTCAGTTTTATTTGTACAACACGACGACGGCATTGCGATTGGACAGCCGTTTGTGGATGGAGCGACAGTAGAAGGCACAGTGTTACGTCATCTACGCGATCGCAAAATTCTTGTGTACAAAATGAAACCAAAGAAGAAAACGCGCAAAAAGCGGGGACATCGTCAGGAAATCACGCGGTTGATGATTAATTCCATTAGCTTGAATGGTTCAGTGTTTACTTCCGACGCAGCACAACCAAATGCTAGCGCAGCTGCTTCATCTGACGCTGAGGTAGAATCCTCTGCTGAAACTGCTGATGAAGCACAATAGAAAGACAGAGATTCAGAGGAAATTATGGCTCACAAAAAAGGAACTGGTAGTACCCGCAACGGTCGTGATTCAAATGCCCAACGCCTAGGCGTAAAACGCTTTGGCGGCGAAAAAGTTCGTGCTGGTAACATCATAGTGCGCCAGCGCGGTACTAAATTTCACCCTGGAAACAATGTAGGCATTGGCAGCGACGACACCTTATTCGCTTTAATTGATGGCGTGGTGACTTTTGAAAGAAAGGACAGAACCCGCAAAAAAGTCAGTATATATCCGGCTGCAGTGCAAGAAGCTGTGGCAGCAACAGGATCGTAACAGGCGATCTTTTAGGTTGGGAAGGCTACTTGCTTAAGGCGGTAGCCTTTTAATTTGCTTATTCACTCAATCACAGCCACCAGTAAATCCAAGTTTGTGCTACTCCACCTATCACCAAACCGACAATCGAAACAGCAGTTAATATCCAAAATATTTGCATTTCACTCCATCCAGCTCTTTGTGCATCCAAGCGAAATAATGTAGCAGAAGACACAGCAACTAATCCATGTGCAAATATATGAAACCAGGAGATAATCAGGACGGTTAAAAAAGCTCCGACGACAGCGACAAAAAAAGCTCTGGTGTCAGACTTAAATAAAAGTCCTAGATCATTTTTTAATTGAGACCACGGAGAAGCCAGGAGGGTGGAGAGGAAGAAAATACACGCGATCGCAACCACCCAAGCTGCTATGGGATCGTTGAATGCTTCTAACAACCAGCCGAAGGTAATGTACGTTAATAGCAGTAAGGTGAAAGATAGCCAAGGAATTTTGAAACTTAGCATTGAACTGGTAAGTTACTCATTTAACACGTTGGTGAGGGTAGTAGAGGTAACAACATCTGCTTAACAGCTCTGTTCATAATTGTCTTTATGTGCAACAAATTGGATAAAACTTGTCTCTAGCTGTAGTTTTATGCCAAATTCCTACTTAAGCAGTCGTATTGTAACTCGGCTATAGCTTTACTCGTACTGCACTGCCTATCTTAGGAGTTTTACACCTTCACAAAGACTTTATGATTGAGGATTACAGCAGCAGAACCAGTATGAGATATCTTTATCTTCTACACTCTGCGCTTTATACTTAGCCTTTTAGCAAGTCAGTTAACTATCTTCCTTATGAACAAAAAACTTATTCGCTGTATTCGTAAACATTTGTAAACTATTATGAGTGACATTTATCCAGTGTCAGATTGTCTCAAGGAACTCTCATGAAGCAACTTGTTATTGCTGAACGCTACTGCTTAATTGGTCATATTTTGGCAAAGACTTTTGGACTTGCAGGGTTGATCCTAGTCGTACCGCATGCTGACGCCATCTTACATTTACTGCCAGAGGGAAGCACTTTATTTCAGTGGAGTGTAGAAAAGTCTATGGCTGGAGGTGGTGTAACTGACATCCTGCTAGGATTAGTCGCTGTCTCAATTTTTGCCTACCGCACGGTTGGAGTACGACTAACATTGGCATTTATGCTGCCAGCCATTTTTATATCTTTGGCGAGTGAATTATTAGGAACAGGTACTGGGTTTCCGTTTGGAGATTACAGCTACCTTAGTGGATTGGGTTACAAGATTGCAGGGCTAGTGCCTTTTACTATCCCTTTGTCTTGGTTCTATATGGGTTTTTCTTCCTATTTAATTGCTAATGTTGCTTTGAATACTGCTAAGTCTAGCTGGTTGCGCCAATTAGGTGCTGTGTTACTAGGTGCAATGCTGTTTACAGCTTGGGATTTTGCCCTGGAACCAGCAATGAGTCAAACAACTTTTCCTTTTTGGTATTGGGCAGAACCAGGAGCTTTCTTTGGTACACCCTATCGTAATTATTTGGGCTGGTATGGCACGAGTGCCTTATTTATGAGTGTGGCTGCATTGTTATGGAAAAATCCCCCATTAAACTTAAACCGCTCGCAGCTGATTGTGCCATTGATTGTTTATTTAAGTAACGTTGCGTTTGCTGCCGCTATTAGCTTAGCTTCTGGATTTTGGATTCCAGTAGCTATGGGTTTAATCTTGGGTGTCATTCCAGTTATTTTTCTATGGTGGATGGCACAACCCAGTACAGAAAATACTCCTGTCACAGAAGCAACGACAGGTGTTGTTAACAACCCTTCTGTCAAAGTTGCTTTAAAGTAAACCGTGCAGGGAGTTGATGTGGTCAGCTGGTTAATATTTCAAGGCGCTATTGCATTGTTGCTACTGATTCAAATTCCAGCAACAGCAGTTTTACTATCGCGCTTACTCAAAGGTCCTCGTCGCCATCCTCCCTTAGAACCTACCTTGGCTACACCAGAACTTGTAGGTAGTGTGAGTGTCGTGGTTCCCACTTTAAATGAGGCTGACCGCATTAGTCCCTGTTTAGCTGGGTTGAGTCGGCAAAGTTACGAAGTTCGAGAAGTTATTGTTGTAGACAGCAACTCTCAGGATGGAACACCAGATTTAGTAAAAGCGGCACAAAAACACGACCCGCGCTTTCATTTGATGACAGATGACCCTTTACCTTCCGGTTGGGTAGGTCGTCCGTGGGCATTACATCATGGGTTTT is a genomic window containing:
- the rplU gene encoding 50S ribosomal protein L21 translates to MTYAIIETGGKQLRVEPGRFYDIERLSVEQDEKVTLDSVLFVQHDDGIAIGQPFVDGATVEGTVLRHLRDRKILVYKMKPKKKTRKKRGHRQEITRLMINSISLNGSVFTSDAAQPNASAAASSDAEVESSAETADEAQ
- the rpmA gene encoding 50S ribosomal protein L27: MAHKKGTGSTRNGRDSNAQRLGVKRFGGEKVRAGNIIVRQRGTKFHPGNNVGIGSDDTLFALIDGVVTFERKDRTRKKVSIYPAAVQEAVAATGS
- the cruF gene encoding gamma-carotene 1'-hydroxylase CruF, with protein sequence MKQLVIAERYCLIGHILAKTFGLAGLILVVPHADAILHLLPEGSTLFQWSVEKSMAGGGVTDILLGLVAVSIFAYRTVGVRLTLAFMLPAIFISLASELLGTGTGFPFGDYSYLSGLGYKIAGLVPFTIPLSWFYMGFSSYLIANVALNTAKSSWLRQLGAVLLGAMLFTAWDFALEPAMSQTTFPFWYWAEPGAFFGTPYRNYLGWYGTSALFMSVAALLWKNPPLNLNRSQLIVPLIVYLSNVAFAAAISLASGFWIPVAMGLILGVIPVIFLWWMAQPSTENTPVTEATTGVVNNPSVKVALK